In Carassius gibelio isolate Cgi1373 ecotype wild population from Czech Republic chromosome B4, carGib1.2-hapl.c, whole genome shotgun sequence, one DNA window encodes the following:
- the LOC127956482 gene encoding guanine nucleotide-binding protein G(i) subunit alpha-1-like, whose protein sequence is MGCTLSTEDKAAVERSKMIDRNLRDDGEKAAREVKLLLLGAGESGKSTIVKQMKIIHEAGYSEEECKQYKAVVYSNTIQSIIAIIRAMGRLKIDFGDAARADDARQLFVLAGSAEEGFMTAELAGVIKRLWKDGGVQACFSRSREYQLNDSAAYYLNDLDRISQATYVPTQQDVLRTRVKTTGIVETHFTFKDLHFKMFDVGGQRSERKKWIHCFEGVTAIIFCVALSDYDLVLAEDEEMNRMHESMKLFDSICNNKWFTDTSIILFLNKKDLFEEKIKRSPLTICYPEYAGSNTYEEAAAYIQCQFEDLNKRKDTKEIYTHFTCATDTKNVQFVFDAVTDVIIKNNLKDCGLF, encoded by the exons ATGGGCTGCACGTTAAGCACGGAGGACAAGGCGGCGGTGGAGAGGAGTAAAATGATCGACAGAAACCTGAGAGACGACGGAGAGAAAGCGGCCAGAGAGGTCAAACTCCTGCTGCTCG GTGCTGGGGAGTCTGGGAAAAGCACAATAGTCAAACAAATGAA AATCATCCACGAGGCAGGCTACTCGGAGGAAGAGTGCAAACAGTACAAAGCTGTTGTCTACAGCAACACTATTCAGTCTATCATCGCCATCATTCGTGCCATGGGGCGACTCAAGATCGATTTCGGAGATGCAGCACGAGCG GATGACGCGAGGCAGTTGTTTGTGTTGGCGGGCAGCGCTGAGGAGGGTTTCATGACAGCCGAGCTGGCTGGAGTGATAAAGCGTTTGTGGAAGGATGGAGGAGTGCAGGCCTGTTTCAGTCGATCCAGAGAGTACCAGCTCAATGATTCTGCAGCATA CTATCTGAATGACTTAGACAGAATATCGCAGGCCACCTACGTACCCACACAACAGGATGTGCTGAGGACCCGAGTCAAAACCACAGGCATCGTTGAGACACACTTCACTTTCAAAGACCTCCACTTCAA GATGTTTGACGTTGGGGGTCAAAGGTCGGAGAGGAAAAAATGGATCCACTGTTTTGAAGGTGTAACTGCCATCATCTTCTGTGTGGCACTGAGCGATTATGACCTGGTGCTGGCCGAAGATGAAGAGATG AACCGAATGCATGAGAGCATGAAGCTGTTTGACAGCATCTGCAACAACAAGTGGTTCACGGACACATCTATCATCCTGTTCCTCAATAAGAAAGATCTGTTTGAGGAGAAGATCAAGAGGAGCCCACTCACCATCTGCTACCCAGAATACGCAG GGTCAAATACATATGAAGAGGCCGCTGCCTACATTCAGTGTCAGTTTGAAGATCTGAATAAGCGGAAAGATACCAAGGAGATCTACACTCACTTCACCTGCGCCACCGACACCAAGAACGTGCAGTTTGTCTTTGACGCAGTGACCGATGTGATCATCAAGAACAACCTGAAGGACTGCGGACTGTTCTAG